A genomic stretch from Pectobacterium carotovorum includes:
- a CDS encoding MmgE/PrpD family protein → MTNQTDITAALAHHIIHSEPNREAIEAARNGVTDFISTALPIAQGAIADSGLAPLKQVFSGTDSLTRSLILGYSGHVLDFDDYHPAFRGHPSTVILPALFALAAEDSSVTEEAFLTAYVIGVEAAGRIGLACGPRHYSLGYHNTATLGAIAAAAAAARLAGASVEQTQTIIGLAATQAAGLRAQFGSAVKPLHAGLSARSGLTAVKLGLAGFEGNTQQVIDAFLTAHGDQKQQPELLVENWGAPWRMLSPGLEFKRYPTCGGTHSAAEAAFALREQWRKQNDADADLADAIEQITVTFPPGGDVAPFIRNATNGVEARFSLEYVIAAALMEGELKLAHFSEAPVEITISALANRVIRRADETAPPDELDPEARFHEVTLHLRNGGTLIQRTTRQETSARPTDLRAKLQQTLGSLTHLDSNQIADRCALRQEGDLRYLLGLLF, encoded by the coding sequence ATGACCAATCAGACTGATATCACCGCAGCGCTTGCCCATCACATCATCCATAGCGAACCCAATCGGGAAGCGATAGAGGCCGCCCGTAACGGGGTGACTGACTTCATCTCCACCGCGCTCCCGATTGCACAGGGGGCCATTGCCGATAGCGGGCTCGCGCCGTTAAAGCAGGTATTCAGCGGCACGGACAGCCTGACGCGTAGTCTGATTCTGGGCTATTCCGGCCACGTACTGGACTTTGACGATTACCATCCGGCGTTTCGTGGACACCCCAGCACCGTCATCCTGCCCGCGCTCTTTGCCCTTGCCGCAGAGGATTCATCCGTAACGGAAGAGGCGTTTTTGACGGCGTATGTGATCGGTGTGGAAGCGGCAGGCAGAATCGGGCTGGCATGCGGCCCGCGTCATTACAGCCTCGGCTACCATAACACGGCCACGCTCGGCGCTATCGCCGCCGCCGCCGCCGCGGCACGTCTGGCTGGCGCATCGGTAGAACAGACGCAGACCATTATCGGTCTGGCTGCCACGCAGGCCGCAGGGCTACGGGCGCAGTTTGGTTCAGCGGTCAAACCCCTACATGCCGGGCTTTCAGCCAGATCGGGGCTAACCGCCGTCAAGCTAGGCTTGGCGGGTTTCGAGGGCAACACACAGCAGGTGATTGACGCCTTTCTTACGGCGCACGGCGATCAAAAACAACAGCCGGAACTGCTGGTTGAAAACTGGGGAGCGCCGTGGCGTATGCTTTCCCCCGGTCTGGAGTTCAAACGCTACCCAACCTGTGGCGGCACCCACAGCGCTGCCGAGGCGGCTTTTGCCCTGCGGGAACAGTGGCGTAAGCAGAATGATGCGGACGCCGATCTGGCCGATGCCATCGAACAGATCACGGTGACGTTCCCGCCAGGCGGCGATGTCGCGCCGTTTATCCGTAACGCGACAAACGGCGTAGAAGCACGATTCAGTCTGGAATATGTGATTGCGGCGGCGCTGATGGAAGGGGAACTGAAGCTGGCACATTTCTCGGAAGCCCCGGTTGAAATCACAATCTCCGCACTGGCGAATCGCGTCATACGCCGTGCCGATGAAACCGCGCCACCCGACGAGCTTGACCCGGAGGCGCGTTTTCATGAAGTTACACTGCACTTGCGTAACGGCGGCACGCTAATTCAGCGCACCACACGTCAGGAAACCTCGGCACGCCCTACTGACCTCCGTGCCAAGCTGCAACAAACGCTCGGTTCGTTGACGCACCTCGACAGCAACCAGATCGCCGACCGCTGCGCATTACGACAGGAAGGCGATTTGCGCTATTTACTCGGGCTACTGTTTTAA
- a CDS encoding dienelactone hydrolase family protein, translating into MNLNTLRSSVWLLAALLTSPSLMANDMNPTIQPATDQAVTDEGLPSFYPQLKQQMTYSDSWLSGNFTDFSQWQSQSRKTLRALLLTPDSTKDFVPQAMEKQDRGSYTAEKIAFNLTDESRVDALLLTPKSAGPHPAVILLHDHGAKFDIGKEKMIKPWGNDAQLDSAQAWADKFFTGRFVGDELAKRGYVVLAVDALGWGSRGPIKYEQQQALASNFFNLGRSLAGLMAYEDMRATDFLASLEQVDKQRIGVVGFSMGAYRAWQLAALSDKVAATAAVSWIGTYDGLMTPGNNVLRGQSAFYMLHPGQPTRFDFPDVASVAAPKPMLLFNGGKDKLFPTQSVEDAYAKMHKVWQSQRADSKLQTKIWPELGHVFYQEQQEEVFRFLDQWLKP; encoded by the coding sequence ATGAATCTTAATACCTTACGCTCCTCTGTCTGGCTACTGGCGGCTCTGCTGACCAGCCCTTCACTGATGGCGAACGATATGAACCCTACGATTCAACCCGCGACGGATCAGGCGGTGACGGATGAAGGGCTGCCTTCATTTTATCCGCAGCTTAAACAACAGATGACCTACTCGGATTCCTGGCTATCTGGGAATTTTACGGATTTTAGCCAGTGGCAATCCCAGTCGAGAAAAACGCTGCGTGCGCTGCTTTTGACGCCGGATTCCACCAAAGACTTTGTGCCGCAGGCGATGGAAAAACAGGATCGCGGCAGCTATACGGCGGAGAAGATCGCTTTCAATCTGACCGATGAAAGTCGTGTAGACGCGTTACTCCTGACGCCAAAAAGCGCGGGGCCGCATCCCGCAGTCATCCTGTTGCACGATCACGGCGCGAAGTTTGATATCGGCAAAGAGAAGATGATCAAGCCGTGGGGCAATGACGCACAGCTCGACTCCGCACAGGCGTGGGCCGATAAGTTCTTCACCGGCCGTTTTGTCGGGGATGAACTGGCGAAACGGGGCTATGTGGTACTGGCAGTGGATGCACTCGGTTGGGGATCGCGCGGGCCAATTAAATATGAGCAGCAGCAGGCGCTGGCGAGCAACTTCTTTAATCTGGGGCGCTCGCTCGCGGGTCTGATGGCCTACGAAGACATGCGTGCGACAGACTTTTTAGCATCGCTTGAGCAGGTTGATAAGCAACGTATCGGCGTTGTGGGGTTCTCGATGGGCGCCTATCGCGCCTGGCAGCTCGCAGCGCTGTCGGACAAGGTAGCGGCGACGGCGGCGGTGTCCTGGATTGGCACGTACGACGGTCTGATGACGCCGGGTAACAATGTGCTGAGAGGACAGTCGGCATTCTACATGTTGCATCCGGGGCAACCGACACGCTTTGATTTCCCGGATGTGGCGAGCGTCGCCGCGCCAAAACCGATGCTGTTATTTAATGGTGGCAAAGACAAACTATTCCCGACGCAATCCGTTGAAGATGCCTACGCTAAAATGCACAAAGTGTGGCAATCCCAGCGGGCAGACAGCAAGCTGCAAACCAAGATCTGGCCTGAGCTGGGGCACGTGTTCTATCAGGAACAGCAGGAAGAGGTGTTTCGCTTTCTGGACCAATGGCTAAAACCCTAG
- a CDS encoding rhamnogalacturonan lyase, whose amino-acid sequence MKRYLSTPRAGVIAVTLLATLMGGGQDGLMTSAYAAGKSKQIELLDRGLFAFKSSKHVFLSWRLFATDPENIAFNLYRDGQLINTSPLSTTTNFIDPDGKADSTYAIRPVIKGVEGKEEIAKSVLNGQRYQSIPLKKPADGVTPKGETYSYGVNDGSVGDLDGDREYEYVIKWAPSNSKDNAHSGYTGNVYIDAYKQDGTRLWRIDLGRNIRSGAHYNDFIVYDLDGDGKAEVMMKTADGTVDGTGKVIGNSQADYRNNNGYILTGPEYLTVFNGQTGKAMATVDYLPERGDVCGWGDCYGNRVDRFLAGVAYLDGERPSAVFSRGYYRRAVVVAWDWRNGKLTKRWTYDSGTAGDVLNTAYGQGAHHLRTGDADGDGKDDIIFGAATIGSNGKLLNSTGLGHGDALHFGVLDPSRAGKQVFMVHESASQYGNNAMEMHDAATGEILWGYSNGSGGDNGRGVCMDIDPAHLGVECWSSQGGLFNAKGEQISDKKPSHINFGIWWDGDLLRETWDRAVIDKWVPAKPGSTRLFSAYTYNSGTWINGTKATPVLSADLFGDWREEFIIPKSDSSELQIFSTTSETTYRMPTLMHDPAYRTQVAAQNAGYNQPPHTSFYLGEGMTFPVKWESVYTVPK is encoded by the coding sequence ATGAAACGCTATTTATCAACGCCGCGAGCAGGCGTCATTGCTGTTACATTGCTTGCTACACTGATGGGCGGTGGGCAGGATGGGCTGATGACGTCGGCTTATGCGGCAGGAAAAAGTAAGCAGATTGAATTGCTGGATCGCGGACTGTTTGCGTTTAAATCATCGAAACATGTGTTTTTAAGCTGGCGGCTTTTCGCTACCGACCCCGAAAATATTGCTTTTAATCTCTATCGAGATGGTCAACTCATCAATACTTCCCCTCTGAGTACAACGACTAACTTTATCGATCCGGATGGTAAAGCCGATTCTACTTATGCGATACGCCCGGTCATTAAGGGAGTCGAAGGGAAAGAGGAAATCGCTAAATCAGTCCTGAACGGCCAACGTTATCAGTCTATTCCTTTAAAGAAACCCGCCGATGGGGTGACGCCGAAGGGAGAGACCTATTCTTATGGTGTGAATGATGGATCGGTTGGCGATCTGGATGGCGATCGCGAATACGAGTATGTGATCAAGTGGGCACCGAGTAACTCAAAAGATAATGCGCACTCTGGCTACACCGGCAACGTTTATATTGATGCCTATAAACAGGATGGAACGCGGCTGTGGCGCATTGATTTAGGAAGGAACATCCGATCTGGAGCGCATTACAACGATTTCATCGTGTATGACCTGGATGGTGATGGCAAAGCGGAAGTGATGATGAAAACCGCCGATGGTACGGTGGATGGTACAGGAAAGGTCATCGGTAATAGTCAGGCGGATTACCGTAATAACAACGGTTATATTCTCACTGGGCCTGAATACCTGACGGTATTTAATGGCCAAACCGGGAAAGCGATGGCGACAGTGGATTATCTCCCCGAACGTGGTGATGTGTGCGGCTGGGGAGACTGCTATGGCAATCGCGTTGACCGTTTTCTGGCAGGTGTCGCCTATCTTGATGGCGAACGCCCTAGCGCGGTGTTTTCTCGTGGTTATTACCGACGTGCAGTGGTTGTTGCGTGGGACTGGCGTAATGGCAAGCTGACGAAGCGCTGGACGTACGACAGCGGAACGGCTGGCGATGTGCTGAATACGGCGTATGGGCAAGGTGCGCATCATCTCCGTACTGGTGATGCGGATGGTGATGGGAAAGACGACATTATCTTTGGCGCGGCAACGATCGGCAGTAACGGCAAGCTATTGAATTCCACTGGTCTGGGGCATGGCGATGCGCTGCACTTTGGCGTTCTCGATCCTTCGCGTGCCGGTAAACAGGTGTTTATGGTACATGAGTCCGCGAGCCAGTATGGTAATAACGCGATGGAGATGCACGATGCCGCCACGGGCGAGATCCTTTGGGGATACAGTAACGGTTCGGGTGGTGATAACGGGCGTGGTGTCTGTATGGATATCGATCCTGCCCACTTGGGAGTGGAATGCTGGTCTTCACAAGGTGGGTTGTTTAACGCTAAAGGCGAGCAGATCTCCGATAAAAAACCATCACATATCAATTTTGGTATCTGGTGGGATGGCGACCTGCTGCGTGAAACATGGGATCGTGCGGTGATTGATAAGTGGGTGCCAGCCAAGCCGGGCTCGACTCGGCTGTTCAGTGCTTATACCTACAATTCAGGGACGTGGATAAACGGGACGAAAGCGACACCCGTCCTGAGTGCCGATCTGTTTGGCGACTGGCGTGAAGAGTTCATTATTCCCAAGTCTGATAGTAGCGAGCTACAGATTTTCAGCACGACGTCGGAAACCACATATCGTATGCCAACGCTGATGCACGATCCGGCCTATCGGACACAGGTTGCGGCGCAGAACGCGGGCTATAATCAGCCGCCGCATACCAGCTTCTATCTTGGGGAAGGAATGACGTTTCCAGTGAAGTGGGAAAGCGTTTATACCGTACCTAAATGA
- a CDS encoding MFS transporter encodes MTASLTDVHRDRLPVASLLALATAAFITILTEALPAGLLPQMAQGLAVSEAWVGQTVTIYAVGSLAAAIPLTAATQGVRRRLLLLVAIAGFAVANAVMAFSGSYVLTMAARFLAGVSAGLLWALLAGYAARMVPEHQKGRAIAIAMVGTPLALSLGVPAGTFLGNAIGWRMCFGMMSGLALILMLWVRIQVPDFAGQSASRRLSLGQVFTMAGVRPVLCAVLAFVLAHNILYTYIASFLAAVGMVAQTSLVLLVFGVTSLLGIWIVGVLIDRYLRALTLACSALFCLSVLALGVAGDVLAVVYAAVAVWGLAFGGAATLFQTALVRTAKGGTDVAQSMLVTAWNMAIAGGGIIGGVLLERLGVTAFSPVLLVLLLITFVVVWSARQHGFPVTRR; translated from the coding sequence ATGACGGCCTCATTGACCGATGTACACCGTGACAGACTGCCTGTTGCCTCATTGCTGGCATTAGCCACGGCAGCTTTCATCACTATCCTGACCGAAGCGCTGCCAGCAGGCCTGTTGCCGCAAATGGCGCAAGGTCTGGCGGTGTCCGAAGCCTGGGTCGGGCAAACCGTCACTATCTATGCCGTGGGTTCTTTGGCGGCCGCGATCCCGCTAACCGCCGCTACGCAAGGTGTGCGTCGCCGCCTATTGCTGCTGGTAGCCATCGCAGGTTTCGCTGTCGCCAATGCTGTTATGGCATTTTCCGGTAGCTATGTGCTGACGATGGCGGCGCGTTTTCTGGCGGGTGTTTCAGCCGGGCTGCTGTGGGCGCTACTGGCGGGCTATGCGGCCCGTATGGTGCCTGAACACCAGAAGGGACGTGCTATTGCGATAGCGATGGTCGGCACACCATTAGCTTTGTCGCTCGGTGTGCCCGCTGGAACCTTTCTTGGTAACGCGATCGGCTGGCGAATGTGTTTCGGTATGATGAGCGGTTTGGCCTTAATACTGATGTTGTGGGTGCGTATTCAGGTGCCGGATTTCGCTGGGCAATCCGCAAGCAGGAGGCTATCTCTGGGGCAGGTGTTCACCATGGCTGGCGTGCGACCTGTGCTATGTGCCGTGCTGGCCTTTGTGCTGGCGCATAACATTCTCTACACCTACATTGCGTCGTTTCTCGCAGCGGTGGGTATGGTTGCACAGACCAGTTTGGTGCTGTTGGTATTTGGCGTTACATCACTGCTGGGCATTTGGATCGTCGGTGTGCTGATTGACCGCTATTTGCGAGCCCTGACGCTCGCCTGCTCGGCATTGTTCTGTCTGTCCGTCCTGGCGCTTGGCGTGGCAGGTGATGTACTGGCTGTGGTCTATGCGGCTGTGGCGGTCTGGGGGTTAGCTTTCGGCGGTGCGGCGACGCTATTCCAGACGGCGCTTGTCAGAACAGCGAAAGGGGGAACCGATGTGGCGCAGTCTATGTTGGTTACCGCCTGGAACATGGCTATTGCAGGGGGAGGTATCATCGGTGGTGTTCTGCTGGAGCGTCTTGGTGTTACCGCCTTCTCTCCGGTGCTGCTGGTGCTGTTATTGATTACGTTCGTTGTGGTGTGGTCTGCCAGACAACACGGCTTCCCTGTGACGCGACGGTAG
- a CDS encoding serine hydrolase domain-containing protein — MITPVLALDTDPSTAPFSARIQAVVQQALDDGRLVGAVVLVVRNGELIHQQATGWADRESARPMALDAIFRLASVSKPIVSVAALVLVAQGRLDLDEDITRWMPTFQLRLADGSPARITARQLLSHTAGLGYRFFEPHADGPYAQAGVSDGMDASGISLTENLRRIASVPLHYAPGEAWGYSLATDVLGALIERIHGTSLDEAVRQLVTDPLGMHDTGFVVRDPSRLTTAYVNDTPQPHRLAEGETVSPFEGAIGIAYSPARICDARAFPSGGAGMAGTAWDLLHLLEALRKGDGVPLPDALIEEMGRDQTQGLELPNAPGCGFGLGFSVLRDPLLAESPESPGTWRWGGAYGHSWFVDRTQGLSVVAFTNTMYEGMSGRFVTELRDAVYGELEAAR; from the coding sequence GTGATAACTCCCGTATTGGCTCTGGATACCGATCCTTCAACAGCCCCTTTCTCTGCCCGAATTCAGGCCGTCGTTCAACAGGCGTTGGACGATGGGCGTTTGGTCGGTGCTGTCGTGCTGGTCGTGCGCAATGGAGAATTGATTCACCAGCAGGCGACAGGATGGGCTGACCGGGAGAGCGCCCGTCCTATGGCGCTGGACGCCATCTTCCGGCTGGCTTCTGTCAGCAAGCCCATCGTGTCAGTTGCGGCACTGGTACTTGTGGCGCAAGGTCGGCTCGATCTGGATGAGGACATCACTCGCTGGATGCCGACGTTCCAGCTACGGCTGGCCGACGGCAGCCCTGCTCGAATTACCGCGCGGCAGTTGCTTAGCCACACCGCGGGTTTGGGCTACCGCTTTTTCGAACCCCATGCGGACGGTCCTTACGCACAGGCGGGTGTCTCCGACGGTATGGATGCCTCCGGCATCAGCTTGACTGAGAACCTGCGTCGCATCGCCAGCGTTCCCCTGCATTACGCACCGGGAGAGGCCTGGGGCTATTCGCTGGCAACAGACGTATTGGGAGCCTTGATTGAACGCATTCACGGTACGTCATTGGACGAGGCGGTTCGTCAACTGGTGACCGACCCGCTGGGCATGCACGACACCGGCTTCGTTGTGCGCGACCCATCGCGCCTGACTACCGCTTATGTGAATGACACCCCGCAGCCGCATCGTCTGGCCGAAGGCGAAACGGTTTCTCCCTTTGAAGGGGCAATTGGCATTGCGTACAGCCCCGCTCGCATTTGTGATGCGCGAGCTTTTCCATCAGGCGGAGCAGGCATGGCAGGGACGGCCTGGGATCTATTGCACTTGCTGGAAGCCCTGCGTAAAGGGGACGGCGTTCCGCTGCCTGACGCGCTGATCGAGGAGATGGGGCGCGATCAAACACAGGGGCTGGAACTGCCCAATGCACCGGGCTGCGGTTTTGGCCTCGGTTTCTCGGTCTTGCGCGATCCGCTGCTAGCCGAGTCGCCGGAATCACCAGGTACCTGGCGTTGGGGAGGTGCCTACGGTCATTCATGGTTTGTCGATCGAACACAAGGTTTGAGCGTCGTGGCTTTCACCAACACGATGTACGAAGGGATGTCGGGGCGTTTTGTCACTGAACTGCGCGATGCCGTGTATGGCGAGTTGGAGGCAGCACGATGA
- a CDS encoding LysR family transcriptional regulator, with the protein MDSLNGLAVFVQVAETRSFIAAGRLLGVSASAVGKSVARLEEKLGVRLFHRSTRSITLTAEGSLFLARSRRILAEIEAAELEISQTSAVPRGRLRVSLPLVSSLVLPVLGEFMREYPEIELDLDFTDRMVDVIEEGFDAVVRTGDPVDSRLTARRLGAFRSLLVAAPDYLARRGTPQIPADLMQHTCLHYRFPNSGKLEPWALRLPSGESELLLPTSMVCNNIETRLCFALQGLGIAYLPDFSIREALADGHLQPILTDYVERSGVFYVLWPASKHPSPKVRALVDFLCARVFPTSDA; encoded by the coding sequence ATGGACAGCCTGAATGGCTTAGCGGTATTTGTGCAGGTGGCCGAAACGCGCAGTTTTATTGCCGCTGGCCGACTACTGGGCGTGTCAGCGTCTGCGGTTGGCAAAAGCGTCGCACGACTTGAAGAAAAACTGGGCGTGAGGCTATTTCACCGCAGCACACGCAGCATCACATTGACTGCCGAAGGCTCACTATTTCTGGCACGTAGCCGGCGAATTCTGGCTGAGATCGAGGCGGCAGAACTGGAGATATCGCAGACCAGCGCCGTACCGCGCGGGCGCCTGCGGGTAAGTCTGCCGTTGGTCAGTTCACTGGTGTTACCCGTACTCGGCGAATTCATGCGCGAATACCCAGAAATTGAACTGGATTTGGACTTCACCGACCGAATGGTCGATGTCATTGAGGAAGGTTTCGATGCCGTAGTACGGACAGGGGACCCCGTTGACTCACGCCTCACCGCACGGAGGCTGGGCGCTTTCCGTTCTCTGCTCGTCGCTGCGCCAGACTACCTTGCCCGACGTGGTACTCCTCAGATACCTGCCGATCTGATGCAGCACACCTGTCTGCACTACCGCTTTCCCAACAGCGGCAAACTGGAGCCGTGGGCGCTACGACTTCCCTCCGGCGAATCAGAGTTACTCTTACCCACCTCGATGGTCTGCAACAACATCGAAACGCGCCTCTGTTTCGCACTGCAAGGGCTAGGGATCGCCTACCTGCCAGATTTCTCCATCCGTGAAGCGCTGGCCGACGGCCATCTACAGCCGATCCTGACCGACTATGTGGAACGCAGCGGCGTCTTCTATGTGTTATGGCCTGCCAGCAAACACCCGTCACCAAAAGTACGGGCACTCGTGGATTTCCTCTGCGCGCGAGTATTTCCCACCTCTGATGCGTAA
- the lpdA gene encoding dihydrolipoyl dehydrogenase, with amino-acid sequence MSTEIKAQVVVLGAGPAGYSAAFRAADLGLETVLVERYSTLGGVCLNVGCIPSKALLHVAKVIEEAKALAEHGIVFGEPKTDIDKIRLWKEKVITQLTGGLAGMAKGRKVKVVNGLGKFTGANTLEVDGENGKTTINFDNAIIAAGSRPIQLPFIPHDDPRVWDSTDALELKSVPGRLLVMGGGIIGLEMGTVYHALGSQIDVVEMFDQVIPAADKDIIKVFTKRISKQFNLMLETKVTAVEAKEDGIYVTMEGKKAPAEPQRYDAVLVAIGRVPNGKNLDAGKAGVEVDDRGFIHVDKQMRTNVPHIYAIGDIVGQPMLAHKGVHEGHVAAEVISGKKHYFDPKVIPSIAYTEPEVAWVGLTEKEAKEKGISYETATFPWAASGRAIASDCADGMTKLIFDKETHRVIGGAIVGTNGGELLGEIGLAIEMGCDAEDIALTIHAHPTLHESVGLAAEIFEGSITDLPNPKAKKK; translated from the coding sequence ATGAGTACTGAAATTAAAGCTCAGGTAGTGGTACTTGGTGCCGGCCCCGCGGGTTACTCTGCTGCATTCCGCGCGGCGGATTTGGGTCTGGAAACCGTACTGGTAGAGCGCTACTCCACGTTGGGTGGGGTGTGTCTGAATGTTGGCTGTATCCCTTCCAAAGCCCTGCTGCACGTTGCTAAAGTCATTGAAGAAGCCAAAGCACTGGCGGAACACGGTATCGTGTTCGGTGAACCTAAAACCGACATTGATAAAATCCGTCTGTGGAAAGAAAAAGTCATCACCCAACTGACCGGTGGTCTGGCTGGCATGGCGAAAGGCCGTAAAGTTAAAGTCGTTAACGGTCTGGGTAAATTCACCGGTGCTAACACGCTGGAAGTCGACGGTGAAAACGGCAAAACGACGATCAACTTCGATAATGCGATTATCGCGGCGGGTTCACGTCCAATCCAACTGCCTTTCATTCCTCATGATGACCCGCGCGTATGGGATTCTACCGATGCGCTGGAGCTGAAAAGCGTCCCAGGACGTCTGCTGGTGATGGGCGGCGGTATCATCGGTCTGGAAATGGGTACCGTTTACCACGCTCTGGGTTCACAGATCGACGTTGTTGAAATGTTCGATCAGGTTATCCCGGCTGCTGACAAAGACATCATCAAAGTCTTCACCAAGCGTATCAGCAAGCAGTTCAACCTGATGCTGGAAACCAAAGTGACGGCAGTAGAAGCCAAAGAAGACGGCATCTATGTGACGATGGAAGGTAAAAAGGCGCCTGCCGAACCACAGCGTTACGATGCGGTTCTGGTGGCTATCGGCCGTGTGCCGAACGGCAAAAACCTGGATGCGGGCAAAGCGGGCGTGGAAGTGGACGATCGCGGCTTCATCCACGTTGATAAGCAAATGCGTACCAACGTGCCACACATCTACGCTATCGGCGACATCGTCGGTCAACCGATGCTGGCGCACAAAGGCGTGCATGAAGGCCACGTTGCTGCCGAAGTCATCTCCGGTAAGAAACACTACTTCGATCCGAAAGTGATTCCTTCTATCGCCTATACCGAACCGGAAGTGGCGTGGGTAGGTCTGACCGAGAAAGAAGCGAAAGAGAAAGGCATCAGCTACGAAACCGCGACCTTCCCATGGGCCGCGTCTGGCCGTGCTATCGCGTCTGACTGCGCTGACGGTATGACCAAACTGATTTTCGACAAAGAAACTCACCGTGTTATCGGTGGTGCGATTGTCGGTACTAACGGTGGTGAACTGTTAGGTGAAATCGGTCTGGCAATCGAGATGGGCTGTGATGCAGAAGATATCGCACTGACCATCCATGCGCACCCAACGCTGCATGAGTCCGTTGGTCTGGCGGCTGAAATCTTTGAAGGCAGCATCACTGACCTGCCGAACCCGAAAGCGAAGAAGAAGTAA